A genomic region of Capra hircus breed San Clemente chromosome 21, ASM170441v1, whole genome shotgun sequence contains the following coding sequences:
- the LOC102168343 gene encoding mast cell protease 1A-like: protein MVLLLVLLLLALLSPTGEAAKIIGGHEAKPHSSPYMAYLQIQTADKIFICGGFLVREDFALTAAHCQGSLCSSINVTLGAHNIMDRERTQQVIPVRRAIPHPRYNDKTLANDIMLLQLMRKANVTTAVSPISLPRDWDTVNPGMLCSVAGWGHLGVNMPRPDKLQEVELEVQRAEECSYRYPYYSTTTQICAGDPKESKSFFKGDSGGPLVCNGVAQGIVSFGKTDGTTPHVYTRISSFLSWIQTTMTEDKWQGSD, encoded by the exons ATGGTCCTGCTCCTGGTCCTGCTCCTGCTGGCACTTCTGTCCCCCACTGGGGAGGCAG CGAAGATTATCGGGGGCCATGAGGCCAAGCCTCACTCCAGTCCCTACATGGCGTATCTTCAAATACAGACTGCAGATAAAATTTTCATCTGTGGGGGTTTCCTCGTGCGTGAGGACTTCGCCCTAACGGCAGCTCACTGCCAAGGAAG TCTGTGCAGCTCAATAAACGTCACCCTAGGGGCACATAACATCATGGACCGAGAGAGGACCCAGCAGGTCATCCCAGTGAGAAGAGCCATCCCGCACCCACGCTATAATGATAAGACTTTGGCCAATGACATCATGTTACTGCAG CTGATGAGGAAGGCCAATGTGACCACTGCTGTGAGCCCCATCAGTCTGCCCAGGGACTGGGATACGGTGAATCCAGGGATGCTATGCAGTGTGGCTGGCTGGGGTCATCTTGGCGTGAATATGCCCCGCCCAGATAAACTACAGGAGGTAGAGCTTGAGGTCCAAAGAGCCGAGGAATGCAGTTATCGTTACCCATATTACAGCACCACCACCCAGATATGTGCAGGGGACCCGAAAGAGAGCAAGAGTTTCTTTAAG GGTGACTCCGGGGGCCCGCTCGTGTGTAATGGTGTGGCCCAGGGCATTGTGTCCTTTGGAAAAACGGATGGTACGACTCCACATGTCTACACCAGAATCTCCAGCTTTCTGTCCTGGATCCAGACAACAATGACAGAGGACAAATGGCAGGGATCAGACTGA